The genome window TCGGAAAATAAGTCGTGATAAACAACGATTAATATCGATAACAAATGATAGTTAAGGTGCTCATTTTGAGCACCTTTCTTTTTAGCCTTACTATTGGTTATAATCAATGGTAAGGTTTTTTTAGCACCTTTTTGTACCGCTCTTGTACCTCCACTTTTCAAAAGTAATAATTTGAGATTCCATTTTTGGCAAATGAGTGCAAGATTGCCGAGAGTTTTGGACAATGATGGACGATGATATAAGACTATTGAAAATAAACGGAGTAATGACAGACGACTTTTTCTACAATAAATTAAGTAAAAATGTATAAAAAGCGTACAAATGACAGCAAGCAAAGAAAGAATTCTAAAAATTTGCGAGTATTGTGGTAAGAGCTTCTATGCATCAAAATCCACAACTCGTTATTGCTCCAAGCAATGCAACAGTTATGCCTATAAGGCAGCAAGGCGTGAGGAGAAAGTAAAGATGGCTGAGACAATGAGCCACCGAAAAGCTTCCGAGAAATCCATGTCTGAAATCCTCATGAAAGAATACCTCACTATTCAAGAGGTCGCTATACTTTTGGGACTAAGCAGACAGACCATATATAATATGGTGTATAGTGGTAAGTTGCGAGCATCCAAGATTACTTCTCGTTTATCTTTAATCAGAAAGCGAGATATAGATTATCTTGTTGATAGTTTGCCATACACCACAAAAAAAAGTGCTTCAAAAGAAGCTGTTCATGCAAACCGAGAGCTACCTGTTCCAGAATATTACTCTGCCAAGGAAATTGCAGAAGTCCACAACACTTACGAGACCGCCATCTATGAGATAGTCAAGAAAGTCAAGATTTCAAGAATATCCATACAAGGAAGAGTATATTGGAACAAGAAAGAGGTGGATGATTATTTTGCACACCTGTCTCCAGATCCAACCATCAGTGAATGGATGACTGTTATGGACATTCAACAGAAATATTGTATGACGAAAACGGCCGTATATAGTTTCGTTAGTCACAATGCTATTCCAAGAAAAATGGAAGGTAACAATGTTCTGTATTCCAAGCGTCATGTACAATTGGCAAAAGGTGAATCCGTAGAAGACCAACTTTATTATACAATACCGGAGGCCATGAAGTTGTATGGTTTAAGTCAGGACCAGATCTATAAGCGTATCAAGAAATTCGCTATTGAAAAGGTGAAGATTGGCAAGTATATCAAGATTTCCAAGCGAGATTTAGAGAAAGCTATCGGCAAGCCTAAGGTTATTTAGCGGTTTTCAAAAGGTTAAGTTGTACCCCATTACATAACTCTATTATTTTGCAATCGATTTCAAAGATCTCTTAATACGGGATCATATATGAAACATAAGTATCACATTATAAAAAGTAAACATCATGGTAAATACATGTACAAGAGTTTCTCTTCGCCAAAGAGCGATTAAAAACGACCGTATTTCTCTTTATTTGGATTTCTATCCACCAGTACGCAACCCTGAGACTATGCAAATGAGTCGCAGGGAATATTTAGGTATCTATATCTATGCTCATCCAAAGAATGAGATGGAACGTGAGTTTAATACAGATATGCTCAACAAAGCAGAGGCCATCCGTTGTATCAGAACCCAATCACTCATCAACGAAGAATTTGGTTTTTTGGACAAAACACGACAGAAAGCTGATTTTTTGGCATACTTTGAGAAGATGACACATAAGAAAGATGACAAGTGGACATGTGTCTACAAGCATTTCTTCAAATTTGTTCAAGGTCATTGTACATTTGGGGATGTGACAGTGGAACTTTGCAAAAAGTTCAGAGAGTATCTTCTGAATGCAAATCAGTTGAATCGAACAAAACAAAAGGTATCTCTCAACTCTGCAGCAGGTTACTACTCTACTTTCCGTGGTCTCTTAAAAATCGCCTATCGTGACAAGTGGCTTCGTGAGAACATCAATGACTATCTGGACAAGATTGAGCCACAAGATGTAAAGAAGGAGTTTCTTACCCTCGATGAAGTAAAGCAGTTGGCAGCTACACCTTGCGATATACCTGTACTGAAGTCTGCCTCCCTCTTTGCTTGCCTCACTGGATTGCGAATCAGCGACATCTTAAAATTGCGTTGGGAAGACTTCGAGATAGCTCCCGACCAAGGCTATTGCTTGCGTATTCGTACCCAGAAAACTCAGACCGAGGCAACCTTGCCTATCAGCAACGAGGCATACGAACTATGTGGTGAACCAAGCACGGGTATCGTGTTCAAGGGATTGAAGCGCAGCATGATTAACCATCCCCTTAAAGCATGGTTGAAGAAGGCAGGAATCACCAAGCCATTTTCATTCCATTGCTTGAGTCACAGTAAATTCTTTTATTTATTGAATATCAGCGAGTTGAGTATTTTAAAGAATGTGACTGCTAACGATTTAGAAACGAGCTATATTCTTTTTCTTTCACAACTTTGCAATATACAAAGAACGCTTTGATTTCGAGTGCAAAGTTAAATCTAATTTCTGAAAAACAACATTTTATGCTGTGATTTTACAAAATATTAAGATTAGTCTTTGCAAAGGTAAAAGAGTAGTTACCAACAGTAATTTTCATGTAATGTCATTTTAAGAGTATGGCAAAAAGAACATATTCATAAACGCATATATGTATCTTCCCATATTGGGAAATCAATTGCTTAGTTCCATTTTTGCAGATTATATTTCTATTTTGTCTAAATTACGACGGAATACAGCAGATATTCAAGGGATTTGGATGGATTATCAAAATAAAACGTTATTTTTGTAGCATAAAAACGATAAAAAGATGAAGTTAAATCGCATAAGAGCAGTCTTAGAGGACAAAGGGATAAGCCAAACATGGCTTGCAAAGAAGTTGGGAAGAAGTTTCAGTACGGTCAATGCTTACGTATGCAACCGCTCTCAACCTAACCTTACCACACTTCTTGAAATTGCACAATTACTGTCTGTGGATATGAAAGAACTTATTACGAATGAAAAAGAACGTAATGTTTAAAGTGATTATGGGAAGAAGAAAAGCTATCATTTTGACAAGCATCACCATACTGTTTCTATGCAGTATGGGATGTCAATCAGCTACTTTTGGAAAAGGTATATGTTGTTATGTCGGAGATGTGAAACTTTCTGACACAACAATATCTGTAAAACTTACATTTGATAATGACACCACTGGCACATTGGAAATCTCCAAAAGTAACAAAGCACTTGGCAAAAATAAAATCGAAGAATTTTACTTTGCTTCATTAGAGGCTGATACGCTAACTGTGACTGGCGAAATCTTCTATGATATAAAATACTTGTTTAAAAGAGGGCGAGAAAAATGTTATATCTATCCACTAAACGCTTCTACTGATGGAGTCCTTTTCTGTGACAAAAGCATAAGAAGGATAGAATTGAAAGGCAAGAAAGAAACGAATACCGACAGCCTATTTCTCAGCCGAATCATAGATGGTGATTTCTTTGCCCAAGAACATTCCGAAGAGCAGGACTACATATTGGTGATAAGGCATTGCTTGTCGCATACCGATGAGACGTATGACGAGACCCTTTCTGAAGGATTAAGCCGAATGTTGCGGAAATATCCCCAAAAGATAGAAGGGCTTCGGAAAGCATTGAAACGATTGTCTCCACGGCAGAAAGAAAAGGCGAACTACGAAATGATGGTCTTAATCGTTTCGGCATGGATGATGGAGCAAGATTCTGACTCCATTGACCCGAAGGACTTTTATCATACATATCCCTTTTTCAAGAAATGTTCTATGATAGATAAAATTCTCATGGAACAATGCAATAATTTATAAATCCGCAAGGACAAATAAGGAAAGCTATGGGAAGAAAAATAGTTGTGGCTATGATAAACATAGCTGTCGGACTTTTTACTGCATATATGTTTATAGTATCTGATAGAGAAACTAAAATCTCTACAACACAAAGCAATATCGCTTGTGAGATAATAAATTTGGATTTGCGAAGTGGCTCAAGACATCACCCATCGGCAGACATTATTTACCAAGGTAAAAAATACGATACTGTCATAAACAAGAGTGACAGTTTACAGCTTGGGTTTAACAACACCACGTTCTTCTACGATGAGAAACTTGATAGAGTCTTTTGTCGTGATTCGGGAATAAATAGAGGAAAATATGTTGCTCTTATATGTTTCCTGTTGTCTTTCCTGCTTTGGTTAGAGGCAAATAAAAATGCCAACAAAAAGAAAAATAGACATTAATATTCACTTTCTGTGAACTGCAAATTCGTAAATTCAATTTTTCACGACTATGGAAGAAAAAATAATGCTAAGAGATAAACTTGTAGATATTGCTTTGCAATGGCAAGCAAGTTTTGGAGTTGCACCGTCTATTACAAGTTCCATTTCTGAATATGATGCAGCAATGTTGGTTGGTATGTCAGAAAAAGAATACTCTGATTACATGAGAGATAAAACTGCTGTTGCCAAAGGGACGGATTTCGTTTATAGAAATATAAGGTATCAAGTAAAAGCCAATCGCCCAAGCGGTAAAAAAGGAAGTAAAGTAACGATGGTTCCCAAAGCCTCGAACTACGAATGGGACAGGTTAATTTGGATATTATATGACAAGGACTATGTAATGCAAGAAGCATGGGAATGGTATATGAAAGACTATAAAATGGCGTTTGAAAACAAAAAAAGATTATCTCCCGAAGACTACAGAAAAGGGCACTGCCTGTATCATAGATAACAGAAAATCGTGGATTCAAAAAACCACAAAAACGAATAGCTTTATGATAGAAAAAATAATGTCTAAACTTGGAATGGTCGTTTTATGGTGCATTGTCATCATATATGGCATAGGTGTCATCACTCATATCTGCTCGGATATTATCGGTGTTGTCGTACTTGGCGTTTGGGCTGTTGTCTCGATTGCTTTTGTTCTCTTTGCCAAAAGATACAAAATATGGTTCAAGAGGCGAGTCAAGATGCTTAGTACGGTTTGTGAGAAGTCGCCCGATGATTCTTACATCATGCACGAAGAAAAGTTTACCGAATCTTTTGATTCTGCCAACTTCTTCATACAGTACAAGCCTGAGACGAAGGAGTTCTTTTTCAGCAGCTACTATTACCTTATTTTTCCTGATTACGTCGAGATTTGGAGCAAGGCGGTGAATGAAGTCAAGATACTTGTCTCCAAGGAAGCCCCAGAAACAGAAGTTGAAGTGCATTCCGTAGGTCAGCTTGGCAAGTACTTCACGCTGATAATGTCTCCAAAGGATGCCAAGAAAAGTTTTTTGTTGTCCTTGGCTCATTTGTGCATCCGTCTGAGAAAACAACTTCCATGCAACAATAGAATATTGATATACAAGTTCTATTTCAAGATAAAGGTGTTCGACACGGTTTGCTATGGCGAGTTTGATTGCGTGAGAGTATCAAGGGCTATTACAATTTCTGCGGATGGCAACTATTGCGTAGCTAATGTCGAAATAGATGGTTGCTTTCCAGAAGATTTCATCAAACACAATCCTCCGATGTCCATCATCCTGCAATATGACTTGTATTCGATAGAAACCAATATGTTGGTTAGCAAAGAGGAATTCGATGCCTATTGGGAGAAATACAAGGATTTATGCGAATCATAATCATTGGAGAACGGTGAGGAGCTATTTTATTTGAAAGATTCCGGGGCAACTGTTTGTTCTCTACGAGTTAAAAAACTTCTTATAAGTAACACTATCTCAAATGTCTCTTTTGAAGACTTGGATAAAGGGTGTAGTCTATACAAGAGTAAAATGTCACATGACAGGTCAATAACATCATCCCCAAGCGTTACAGTTGACAGTTTCCAAAAACGATTTTTTTTGCTGTACAGATAACAAATAACAGATAACAGATAACAGTTTCCATAAACCATTTTTCGTTTCAAGCGTTAAATATTACTATTTGCACGGATAAATAAGTTAAAAAATGTGTTTTTTCTGGATAGCAAAGAAAAAAATAGTATTTTTGTGATATTAAGTCAAACCGTAAAATAACATGAGTATGAAAAGACTATTTTTTATGTTTCTTGCCCTCTTGTTGTGTGTAATGGTACAAGCACAGGACAATGTTGAAATTACCTTAAACAACGGAAATGTGGTTAAGGGAGTCACAAAAACTTTATTTATGCTTGATGATGGTGATGTCGTTGTTACTAAAGATTCCAACTCTAAAGAAAAGAAAGAATACAAATCTACAGAGATAAAGAGCATTAAGTACTACGATTCAAAATCTAAAAAGTGGATAAAGTTCGTTCCGCTTATGGCGCAAAAATCATTGCCAAGCGTTTGGAACAAAAATCCAAAACCATACAAAACTCCGATATTCCTCAAACCTGTGTATGAAGGGGAAAATGTGTCTGCCTATATACACTATATCTCAACAATAACAAATACCAAAACATTACATTTGGAAGGCACAAACTATGTTTTCTATTTTAAGGTAAAGAATGAAGATGTGGCAAAGGGTTATTGTATGGGAAGTAGTATTGGTGCGAAAATGTTGCTTAAAATTGTATTTAAGCCATATCCTGTGATGAAAGAAACTGTGTCTAATTTAGATACGAAAGAATTTTATAAAGATCCTATTTCGTTAATAAGGACTTTTGATAGTCTGTTGAAATAGAATATCTGTTTTAAGTATTCTAACTGTGTATAATTGTCATAAGGCAAAGTGATTTTTCCTTATGACAATTATTTTCATCCTTGAAAAGAAATATACTATAAGAGTTCATATCTCTACATGTTAAATTATTAATTGCTGATAACTATGAGACTGAAGCCAAAACTCCTCAATGCAATAATATTAGGATTGACAATGTTCCTTTCAATGCAAACCACTTGTGCTGCTTGCAACCCATCAATGGCCATTCAGCAAAAGAAAGTGGCAACTGTTGGCAAAAAGAGGGTTGCCATTAGCAAAAAGAGAGTTGTCAAGAGCAAGAAGAGAACCTATCGCAAGGCTTCGGCGCGTAAATATTCGCATAGGGAACTGAACGCCATTATGCGGATACTTGAGCGGAAGTTCCTGTCGGAAGACAAGACCCCGGCCTTGCGAAATGTTGTTGGATTTGGAATGGGATCCAACTCCATTGATGTTGCGCTCCGTTGGAACACGAAGGAGAAGCAGCTGGAGTTTCGTAGGCAGATTTACAACTCGCCCGCCATCAGGTTTGAGGGCAAGTTGGACCCTATCATCGACAACAGGGAAGGCGTGAGCACCTACCAAGGCATCTCCCTCAAGGCGGAGAAGCCTTCCTATCCATTGGGCACCACGGAAATCAGATTCACGATTACCAACCATAGTGGCGAGGAATTTGTGTATGGCGATGCCTATAGCATCACAGCCCAAGGAGCGGATGGCAATTGGTTTGTTGTGCCCACCGATTGCTTGTTCACGGCCATCGGTCATGTTTTAAACGATGGTCAAAGCGGCACCATTACTGCCCATCTTTTTCCCGATATTCTTCCCAACAAACCAGGCGTCTATCGCTTCTTCTACGAAGATAACATAGATGGCAATAAGGTGCTGCTTATGGCAACCTTTGAGTTGAGAGAAACAAAATCGGAGAATTGCCGTTTTTATGGTGTAACTTTGTGAGGTAAA of Segatella copri contains these proteins:
- a CDS encoding helix-turn-helix domain-containing protein encodes the protein MTASKERILKICEYCGKSFYASKSTTRYCSKQCNSYAYKAARREEKVKMAETMSHRKASEKSMSEILMKEYLTIQEVAILLGLSRQTIYNMVYSGKLRASKITSRLSLIRKRDIDYLVDSLPYTTKKSASKEAVHANRELPVPEYYSAKEIAEVHNTYETAIYEIVKKVKISRISIQGRVYWNKKEVDDYFAHLSPDPTISEWMTVMDIQQKYCMTKTAVYSFVSHNAIPRKMEGNNVLYSKRHVQLAKGESVEDQLYYTIPEAMKLYGLSQDQIYKRIKKFAIEKVKIGKYIKISKRDLEKAIGKPKVI
- a CDS encoding site-specific integrase; translation: MVNTCTRVSLRQRAIKNDRISLYLDFYPPVRNPETMQMSRREYLGIYIYAHPKNEMEREFNTDMLNKAEAIRCIRTQSLINEEFGFLDKTRQKADFLAYFEKMTHKKDDKWTCVYKHFFKFVQGHCTFGDVTVELCKKFREYLLNANQLNRTKQKVSLNSAAGYYSTFRGLLKIAYRDKWLRENINDYLDKIEPQDVKKEFLTLDEVKQLAATPCDIPVLKSASLFACLTGLRISDILKLRWEDFEIAPDQGYCLRIRTQKTQTEATLPISNEAYELCGEPSTGIVFKGLKRSMINHPLKAWLKKAGITKPFSFHCLSHSKFFYLLNISELSILKNVTANDLETSYILFLSQLCNIQRTL
- a CDS encoding helix-turn-helix domain-containing protein; this translates as MKLNRIRAVLEDKGISQTWLAKKLGRSFSTVNAYVCNRSQPNLTTLLEIAQLLSVDMKELITNEKERNV
- a CDS encoding immunoglobulin-like domain-containing protein — protein: MRLKPKLLNAIILGLTMFLSMQTTCAACNPSMAIQQKKVATVGKKRVAISKKRVVKSKKRTYRKASARKYSHRELNAIMRILERKFLSEDKTPALRNVVGFGMGSNSIDVALRWNTKEKQLEFRRQIYNSPAIRFEGKLDPIIDNREGVSTYQGISLKAEKPSYPLGTTEIRFTITNHSGEEFVYGDAYSITAQGADGNWFVVPTDCLFTAIGHVLNDGQSGTITAHLFPDILPNKPGVYRFFYEDNIDGNKVLLMATFELRETKSENCRFYGVTL